A stretch of Sciurus carolinensis unplaced genomic scaffold, mSciCar1.2, whole genome shotgun sequence DNA encodes these proteins:
- the LOC124975154 gene encoding SREBP regulating gene protein-like produces the protein MVNLAAMVWRCLLEKRSMLVLVFRLWQVYILSNTLKQEDSTSAQHENPYQDPIAKFC, from the exons ATGGTGAACCTGGCTGCCATGGTGTGGCGCTGCCTCTTGGAGAAGAGGTCCATGCTGGTCCTGGTCTTCAGGCTCTGGCAGGTCTACATCCTCAGCAACACCTTGAAACAGGAGGACAGTACA AGTGCACAGCATGAGAACCCCTACCAGGATCCAATAGCCAAGTTCTGCTAG